In the genome of Pan troglodytes isolate AG18354 chromosome 15, NHGRI_mPanTro3-v2.0_pri, whole genome shotgun sequence, one region contains:
- the LOC473312 gene encoding LOW QUALITY PROTEIN: olfactory receptor 4K14 (The sequence of the model RefSeq protein was modified relative to this genomic sequence to represent the inferred CDS: substituted 1 base at 1 genomic stop codon) — protein MDPQNYSLVSEFVLHGLCTSRHLQNFFFIFFFGIDVAIMLGNLLILVTVISDPCLHSSPMYFLLGNLAFLDMWLASFATPKMIRDFLSDQKLISFGGCMAQIFFLHFTGGAEMVLLVSMAYDRYVAICKPLHYMTLMSWQTCIRLVLASWVVGFVHSISQVAFTVNLPYCGPSEVDSFFCDLPLVIKLACMDTYVLGIIMISDSGLLSLSCFLLLLISYTVILLTIRQRAAGSTSKALSTXSAHIMVVTLFFGPCIFIYVQPFSRFSVDKLLSVFYTIFTPLLNPIIYTLRNEEMKAAMEKLQTRRVNFQ, from the coding sequence ATGGACCCACAGAACTATTCCTTGGTGTCAGAATTTGTGTTGCATGGACTCTGCACTTCACGACAtcttcaaaattttttctttatatttttctttgggaTCGATGTGGCCATTATGCTGGGTAACCTTCTCATTTTGGTCACTGTAATTTCTGATCCCTGCCTGCACTCCTCCCCTATGTACTTCCTGCTGGGGAACCTAGCTTTCCTGGACATGTGGCTGGCCTCATTTGCCACTCCCAAGATGATCAGGGATTTCCTTAGTGATCAAAAACTCATCTCCTTTGGAGGATGTATGGCTCAAATCTTCTTCTTGCACTTTACTGGTGGGGCTGAGATGGTGCTCCTGGTTTCCATGGCCTATGACAGATATGTGGCCATATGCAAACCCTTGCATTacatgactttgatgagttggcAGACTTGCATCAGGCTGGTGCTGGCTTCATGGGTCGTTGGATTTGTGCACTCCATCAGTCAAGTGGCTTTCACTGTAAATTTGCCTTACTGTGGCCCCAGTGAGGTAGACAGCTTCTTCTGTGACCTCCCTCTGGTGATCAAACTTGCCTGCATGGACACCTATGTCTTGGGTATAATTATGATCTCAGACAGTGGGTTGCTTTCCTTGAGCTGTTTTCTGCTCCTCCTGATCTCTTACACCGTGATCCTCCTCACTATCAGACAGCGTGCTGCCGGTAGCACATCCAAAGCACTCTCCACTTGATCTGCACATATCATGGTAGTGACGCTGTTCTTTGgcccttgcatttttatttatgtgcAGCCTTTCAGTAGGTTCTCTGTGGACAAGCTGCTGTCTGTGTTTTATACCATTTTTACTCCACTCCTGAACCCCATTATCTACACATTGAGAAATGAGGAGATGAAAGCAGCTATGGAGAAACTGCAAACGCGACGGGTGAATTTTCAATGA
- the LOC473311 gene encoding olfactory receptor 4Q2: MDKNQTEVVREFFLSGFSQTSSIEAGLFVLFLFFYVSIWVGNVLIMVTVASDKYLNSSPMYFLLGNLSFLDLCYSTVTTPKLLADFFNHEKLISYDQCIVQLFFLHFVGAAEMFLLTVMAYDRYVAICRPLHYTTVMSRGLCCVLVAASWMGGFVHSTVQTILTIHLPFCGPNQVDNFFCDVPPVIKLACADTFVIELLMVSNSGLISTISFVVLISSYTTILVKIRSKEGRRKALSTCASHLMVVTLFFGPCIFIYARPFSTFSVDKMVSVLYNVITPMLNPLIYTLRNKEVKSAMQKLWVRNGLTWKKQET; encoded by the coding sequence ATGGATAAAAACCaaacagaagtggtgagagaaTTTTTCTTGTCAGGGTTCTCACAGACATCATCTATTGAAGCAGGGCTATTtgtactatttcttttcttctatgtgTCCATTTGGGTTGGCAATGTCCTCATCATGGTCACAGTAGCATCTGATAAATACTTGAATTCATCACCCATGTATTTCCTTCTTGGCAACCTCTCATTTCTGGACCTATGTTATTCAACAGTAACGACCCCTAAGCTTCTGGCTGACTTCTTTAATCATGAAAAACTCATTTCCTATGACCAATGCATTGTGCAACTCTTCTTCCTGCATTTTGTAGGGGCAGCTGAGATGTTCCTGCTCACAGTGATGGCGTACGATCGCTATGTTGCAATCTGTCGCCCGCTGCACTACACCACTGTCATGAGTCGGGGGTTATGCTGTGTGTTGGTTGCTGCCTCCTGGATGGGAGGATTTGTGCACTCTACTGTCCAGACCATTCTCACTATCCATCTACCCTTTTGTGGGCCAAATCAGGTGGACAACTTTTTTTGTGATGTTCCCCCTGTCATCAAACTTGCTTGTGCTGACACTTTTGTCATTGAATTGCTCATGGTATCTAACAGTGGGTTGATCTCCACCATCTCCTTTGTGGTGCTGATTTCCTCCTACACCACTATCCTAGTCAAGATTCGCTCCAAGGAAGGAAGGCGAAAGGCACTCTCCACGTGTGCCTCTCACCTCATGGTGGTAACACTGTTTTTTGGACCCTGTATTTTCATCTACGCTCGTCCTTTCTCTACATTTTCTGTGGACAAGATGGTGTCTGTACTCTACAATGTTATTACCCCAATGCTAAACCCCCTCATCTACACACTTCGGAACAAAGAGGTAAAGTCAGCCATGCAGAAGCTCTGGGTCAGAAATGGGCTTACTTGGAAAAAGCAGGAGACATGA